From the genome of Marixanthomonas ophiurae, one region includes:
- the ccoS gene encoding cbb3-type cytochrome oxidase assembly protein CcoS, translating into MSIIYVLLSISVLVAIIFFIAFIISVKRGQYDDTYTPSVRMLFEDELVKEEASQLEEKENKINSNN; encoded by the coding sequence ATGAGTATTATTTACGTGTTATTAAGCATTAGCGTTTTAGTGGCTATTATCTTTTTTATCGCTTTTATAATTTCGGTGAAAAGAGGACAGTATGACGATACGTATACCCCTTCGGTTCGCATGTTATTTGAGGATGAGCTTGTAAAAGAAGAAGCTTCCCAATTGGAGGAAAAAGAAAATAAAATCAATTCAAATAATTAA
- the ccoN gene encoding cytochrome-c oxidase, cbb3-type subunit I, translating into MQTEQFYYDNKIVKKFVNATMFWGIIGMSIGLLLAFMFLFPNITDGISWLSFGRLRPLHTNAVIFAFVGNAIFAGVYYSSQRLLKARMWKDWLSNLNFWGWQAIIVGAAITLPLGYTTSKEYAELEWPFDIAIAVIWVAFGANLIGTILKRRQRHLYVAIWFYLATFVTVAVLHIVNSIELPVSALKSYSFYAGVQDALVQWWYGHNAVAFFLTTPFLGLMYYFVPKAANRPVYSYKLSIIHFWSLIFIYIWAGPHHLLYSSLPAWAQNLGVAFSIMLLAPSWGGMINGLLTLRGAWDKVRTDPVLKFMVVAITGYGMATFEGPMLSLKNVNAIAHFSDWIIAHVHVGALAWNGFLTFGMVYWLVPKLFKTKLYSIKLANTHFWVGTLGIIMYALPMYVAGFVQASMWKQFNPDGTLTYGNFLETVAEIIPMYWMRAIGGSLFILGAFIALYNIIMTARKGSKVTDELAEAAPLVKVTKQRTAKEGYHTWLERRPVKLTIFATIAILIGGAVQIIPSLLVDDYVPVISSVKPYSPLELEGRDIYIREGCVSCHSQMVRPFRSEVERYGEYSKSGEYIYDHPFLWGSKRTGPDLLRIGGKYSDNWHLNHMYDPQSTSSGSIMPSYKWLINAELDKSLTETKMETMVTLGVPYSEEEITNAQQSMLEQGTKIEENLYSDPDFAKTYEADKKYAEENGEDFVEMRDREIVALIAYLQRLGTDIKVKTAEEASAQND; encoded by the coding sequence ATGCAAACAGAGCAGTTTTATTACGATAACAAAATCGTAAAAAAGTTTGTCAATGCCACTATGTTTTGGGGTATTATTGGTATGAGTATTGGACTCTTACTGGCCTTTATGTTTTTATTTCCTAACATCACGGACGGTATTTCGTGGTTGAGTTTTGGTCGATTGCGACCATTGCACACCAATGCGGTGATTTTTGCTTTTGTAGGGAATGCCATTTTTGCTGGCGTGTATTATTCTTCTCAACGATTGTTAAAAGCCAGAATGTGGAAAGATTGGTTGAGTAACCTTAATTTTTGGGGTTGGCAGGCTATTATTGTTGGGGCTGCAATTACACTACCACTAGGTTATACTACCTCAAAAGAATACGCCGAACTAGAATGGCCTTTTGATATTGCTATTGCAGTTATTTGGGTTGCGTTTGGAGCCAATTTGATCGGTACTATTTTAAAACGAAGACAACGGCATCTCTACGTTGCCATTTGGTTTTACCTAGCAACTTTTGTTACGGTAGCTGTTTTACATATTGTGAACAGTATTGAGTTGCCTGTTAGTGCATTAAAAAGTTATTCTTTTTACGCTGGAGTACAAGATGCACTTGTTCAATGGTGGTATGGCCACAATGCTGTTGCATTTTTCTTAACCACACCCTTTTTGGGATTGATGTATTACTTTGTACCCAAAGCGGCGAACCGTCCGGTATACTCTTATAAACTGTCTATTATCCACTTTTGGTCTTTGATATTTATTTATATCTGGGCAGGACCACACCATTTGCTATACTCTTCCTTACCTGCTTGGGCACAAAACTTAGGGGTGGCATTTTCAATTATGTTATTGGCTCCATCGTGGGGTGGAATGATTAATGGACTATTAACCTTAAGAGGAGCTTGGGACAAAGTACGTACCGACCCAGTTTTAAAGTTTATGGTAGTAGCCATCACAGGGTATGGAATGGCAACTTTTGAAGGGCCGATGCTATCTCTTAAAAACGTAAACGCCATTGCACACTTTAGTGATTGGATTATTGCTCACGTGCACGTAGGGGCATTAGCTTGGAACGGTTTTTTAACTTTTGGGATGGTGTATTGGTTAGTGCCAAAACTGTTTAAGACAAAATTATATTCTATTAAGTTGGCCAACACCCACTTTTGGGTAGGAACATTAGGTATTATCATGTACGCTTTACCTATGTATGTTGCCGGATTTGTTCAAGCCTCTATGTGGAAACAATTTAACCCAGATGGAACGCTTACCTACGGAAACTTCTTAGAGACCGTAGCCGAAATCATACCGATGTATTGGATGCGTGCCATTGGAGGAAGTCTATTTATCCTAGGTGCTTTCATAGCGCTGTACAATATTATAATGACAGCTCGTAAAGGAAGCAAAGTAACCGATGAATTGGCCGAAGCTGCTCCATTGGTAAAAGTAACCAAGCAACGAACTGCAAAAGAGGGCTATCATACCTGGTTGGAAAGACGTCCGGTAAAATTAACCATTTTTGCTACCATAGCCATTTTAATTGGTGGTGCGGTACAGATTATTCCATCGCTATTGGTGGACGATTATGTACCCGTAATTTCAAGTGTGAAACCATATTCTCCTTTGGAGTTGGAGGGTCGCGATATCTACATTCGAGAGGGCTGTGTTTCTTGTCATTCCCAAATGGTGCGTCCCTTCCGTAGTGAGGTAGAACGCTATGGGGAATATTCTAAAAGTGGTGAATACATTTACGATCACCCGTTCCTATGGGGAAGTAAACGTACTGGGCCTGATTTACTTCGGATAGGAGGCAAGTATAGTGACAACTGGCATTTAAACCATATGTACGATCCGCAGAGTACTTCTTCCGGTTCCATTATGCCGTCGTATAAATGGTTGATAAATGCTGAATTGGATAAAAGCCTTACCGAAACAAAAATGGAAACGATGGTAACATTGGGTGTACCGTATTCTGAAGAAGAAATTACCAATGCCCAACAATCCATGTTGGAACAAGGAACCAAAATTGAAGAAAACCTCTACAGCGATCCCGATTTTGCAAAAACGTACGAAGCCGATAAAAAATACGCTGAGGAAAACGGAGAAGATTTTGTTGAAATGCGCGATAGGGAAATTGTAGCATTGATCGCTTACTTACAACGTTTAGGGACAGATATTAAAGTAAAAACCGCTGAAGAAGCTTCAGCTCAAAACGACTAA
- a CDS encoding CcoQ/FixQ family Cbb3-type cytochrome c oxidase assembly chaperone translates to MLKFIKGNLESIDGVAIYPIISLLIFFIFFTVLFWWVFTAKKEHIKEVSNIPLELIPDKEINDKNDLPL, encoded by the coding sequence ATGCTAAAATTTATTAAAGGAAACTTGGAAAGTATCGATGGGGTAGCAATATATCCCATCATATCGCTGCTTATTTTTTTCATCTTTTTTACAGTCCTGTTTTGGTGGGTATTCACAGCAAAAAAGGAACATATAAAAGAAGTCAGTAACATTCCTTTAGAATTAATTCCAGACAAGGAAATTAACGATAAAAACGATTTACCATTATGA
- a CDS encoding cbb3-type cytochrome c oxidase N-terminal domain-containing protein, whose product MKTTASYIRVIVLTVLAFFLMEFITEPGETWAIVKYPVIWAVLGLIFLFSIAVEVISETLQSILFRGLNEEAQERFIASEALRKENNWFKKTYKKLLAKKPIEKESEIVLDHNYDGIRELDNVLPPWWIYMFYASIVFAVVYMVRYHVFDGIDQEEEYEIAVAEAQIQIEEYKKTAKDLIDVNTVEILTGKEDVAAGKTIFEANCIACHKVDGGGGIGPNLTDDYWILGGGIKNVFNTVSEGGRDGKGMVAWKTDLKPSEMAQVSSYVLSLHGITPADPKEPEGDLWIDPNAPVEEVEVKQIDSSKIQIKMEDQPVTEDVVEK is encoded by the coding sequence ATGAAAACAACAGCATCTTACATACGAGTTATAGTCTTGACGGTCCTTGCGTTTTTTCTTATGGAATTTATTACAGAACCTGGTGAAACATGGGCTATAGTAAAATACCCAGTAATATGGGCGGTTTTAGGATTGATTTTTTTGTTTTCAATTGCCGTTGAAGTTATTTCAGAAACTTTACAAAGTATATTATTTAGAGGGTTGAATGAAGAGGCACAAGAAAGGTTTATTGCTTCCGAAGCACTTCGAAAAGAAAATAATTGGTTTAAAAAGACTTACAAAAAACTATTGGCCAAAAAACCTATTGAAAAAGAAAGTGAGATTGTACTAGATCATAATTATGACGGTATTCGTGAGTTGGATAACGTATTGCCACCTTGGTGGATTTATATGTTTTATGCATCTATCGTTTTTGCCGTAGTATATATGGTGCGCTATCATGTTTTTGACGGCATTGACCAAGAAGAAGAATATGAAATTGCCGTGGCAGAAGCCCAAATACAGATAGAAGAATACAAAAAAACAGCCAAGGATTTAATTGATGTAAATACTGTTGAAATATTGACAGGTAAAGAAGATGTTGCTGCCGGAAAAACCATTTTTGAAGCAAATTGTATTGCCTGCCATAAAGTTGATGGCGGAGGTGGAATTGGACCTAACTTAACCGATGACTATTGGATATTGGGTGGTGGCATTAAGAATGTGTTTAACACGGTTTCAGAAGGGGGACGTGACGGAAAAGGAATGGTTGCCTGGAAAACCGACTTAAAACCCAGTGAAATGGCACAGGTTTCAAGTTACGTGTTGAGTTTACACGGTATTACACCTGCAGATCCTAAAGAACCTGAAGGCGACCTTTGGATAGACCCCAATGCTCCTGTAGAAGAAGTTGAGGTAAAGCAAATTGACTCTTCAAAAATACAAATAAAGATGGAAGACCAGCCTGTAACGGAGGATGTAGTAGAGAAATAA
- the ccoG gene encoding cytochrome c oxidase accessory protein CcoG, with protein sequence MEAPKNESFRDSIGTIDEEGKRSWVYPKKPSGKFYEYRKYVSYFLLAFLFAAPFIKINGNQFLLFNFLERRFNIFGFPFWPQDFHLFVISMLIGVVFIILFTVAFGRIFCGWICPQTIFLEMVFRRIEYAIEGDRGKQIRLDKQVWNAEKIRKKGLKWFIFFIISFLIANIFLAYIIGSDKLLEYILEGPTENWNTLISLTIFTGVFYFVFAWFREQVCIIACPYGRLQGVLLDNKSIVVAYDHKRGEKEEGRAKFKKNEDREASGKGDCIDCFQCVHVCPTGIDIRNGTQLECVNCTACIDACDSIMEAVNLPQGLIRYASEENIEKKTKFKFTPRLKGYTAVLFILIGILAGMLFLRNDVEARVLRLPGQLYEHKDNNMISNVFTFKLINKTTEDVDSVHFKLLSHKGTIKLVTHDDFQVPKQGLAEGTLFIEINGSALTGDKDKVKIGVYSGDKLIETTTATFLGPRSYK encoded by the coding sequence GTGGAAGCTCCAAAAAACGAATCATTTAGGGATAGTATCGGTACCATCGATGAAGAAGGGAAGCGTTCTTGGGTGTATCCCAAGAAACCTTCGGGAAAGTTTTATGAATACCGCAAATATGTGAGTTATTTTTTACTGGCCTTTTTGTTTGCCGCTCCCTTTATAAAAATTAATGGCAATCAATTCCTCTTGTTTAATTTTCTTGAACGAAGATTCAATATTTTCGGGTTTCCGTTTTGGCCACAGGACTTCCACCTGTTTGTTATTTCTATGCTTATTGGGGTGGTTTTCATTATTCTTTTTACCGTGGCTTTCGGAAGAATTTTCTGTGGATGGATTTGCCCTCAAACTATTTTTTTGGAAATGGTTTTCAGAAGGATTGAGTATGCCATTGAAGGTGACAGAGGAAAACAAATTAGGTTGGACAAACAAGTCTGGAATGCCGAAAAGATTAGAAAGAAAGGATTAAAGTGGTTTATCTTTTTCATTATTTCATTTTTAATTGCGAACATTTTTCTAGCCTACATTATAGGAAGTGATAAATTACTGGAATATATTTTGGAAGGCCCTACTGAAAACTGGAACACCCTTATATCCTTAACTATTTTTACCGGAGTATTCTATTTTGTATTTGCTTGGTTTAGAGAACAAGTGTGCATTATAGCGTGTCCCTACGGAAGGTTACAAGGTGTGCTTTTGGATAACAAGAGCATCGTTGTGGCGTATGATCATAAACGGGGTGAAAAAGAAGAAGGAAGAGCGAAATTCAAAAAAAATGAAGACCGAGAGGCTTCAGGAAAAGGAGATTGTATTGACTGTTTTCAATGTGTACATGTTTGTCCAACGGGTATCGATATTCGTAACGGGACGCAACTGGAATGTGTAAACTGTACTGCCTGTATCGATGCCTGCGATAGCATTATGGAAGCTGTGAATTTACCACAAGGATTGATTCGGTATGCTAGTGAAGAAAATATTGAAAAGAAAACAAAATTTAAGTTCACGCCTAGATTAAAAGGGTACACGGCCGTATTATTCATTTTAATTGGGATATTGGCTGGTATGCTTTTTCTTCGGAATGATGTAGAAGCGCGTGTATTAAGACTTCCTGGGCAATTATATGAACATAAAGACAACAATATGATCAGTAATGTCTTCACTTTTAAATTAATTAATAAAACAACTGAAGATGTTGACAGTGTCCATTTTAAACTACTTTCCCATAAAGGAACTATTAAGTTGGTTACACACGACGATTTCCAAGTACCCAAACAAGGTTTGGCAGAGGGTACATTGTTTATTGAAATCAATGGTAGTGCTTTAACCGGTGATAAAGACAAGGTTAAAATTGGGGTTTATAGTGGAGATAAATTGATAGAAACAACCACAGCTACCTTTTTGGGGCCGAGAAGTTATAAATAG
- a CDS encoding FixH family protein translates to MKINWGTGIVIGIAAFICFIMFFVIKMSTNDKYSYDLVVEEYYKKELAFQQEIDAEENLKLLTEKIKEERTNEGWLFSFPKEINLDKVSGTVFLYRPSNKQLDFQFPLKFSGSNLLIPNKRLVDGRWNINITWDYEGKKYLFKKEILH, encoded by the coding sequence ATGAAAATAAATTGGGGAACAGGGATTGTAATTGGCATTGCAGCTTTTATTTGCTTTATCATGTTTTTTGTGATAAAAATGAGTACCAACGATAAATACAGCTACGATTTGGTAGTAGAAGAGTATTACAAAAAGGAACTCGCATTTCAGCAAGAAATCGATGCCGAGGAAAACTTAAAATTGTTAACCGAAAAAATAAAAGAGGAAAGAACAAACGAAGGTTGGTTGTTTTCCTTTCCAAAAGAAATAAACCTTGATAAAGTTTCGGGTACAGTGTTCCTATACAGACCGTCCAACAAGCAACTGGATTTTCAATTTCCATTGAAATTTTCCGGTTCAAATTTGCTCATACCTAACAAGCGATTGGTGGACGGTCGTTGGAACATAAACATCACTTGGGACTACGAAGGAAAAAAGTATTTATTTAAAAAGGAAATATTGCATTAA
- a CDS encoding sulfite exporter TauE/SafE family protein, with amino-acid sequence MLLSALIFGLLGSFHCVGMCGPIAFLLPVDHKKPVKKVGQIFLYHFGRIFTYSIIGLLFGLLGKSFYLFGMQQQLSIAIGVLMIIVVLLPYKTFQKYNFSKPLFKIISKVKSELGVALKRKSPDTFLTIGFLNGFLPCGLVYMAVFGAIASGNALQGSLYMVLFGIGTMPLMTTAIYLGNFLNVQVRQRIRKAIPVFVVLIGCLFIVRGMGLGIPYVSPKPTVEMINANYNCHAVSENMNTELITNQ; translated from the coding sequence ATGCTACTATCAGCTCTTATATTCGGTTTATTAGGAAGCTTCCACTGTGTAGGTATGTGCGGTCCTATAGCATTTTTACTACCGGTGGATCACAAAAAACCAGTAAAAAAAGTAGGGCAGATATTTTTATATCACTTCGGAAGAATTTTTACCTATTCAATAATTGGACTTTTGTTTGGTTTGTTAGGAAAAAGCTTTTACCTGTTCGGGATGCAACAGCAATTAAGCATTGCGATTGGAGTATTGATGATCATTGTGGTTTTGCTTCCATATAAAACGTTTCAGAAATATAACTTTTCAAAACCGTTGTTTAAGATTATTTCAAAAGTAAAAAGTGAATTAGGGGTTGCGTTGAAAAGGAAATCACCTGATACGTTTTTAACCATCGGGTTCTTGAATGGCTTTTTACCCTGTGGGCTGGTATATATGGCTGTTTTTGGAGCCATTGCTTCTGGGAATGCCTTACAAGGCAGTTTGTATATGGTTTTGTTTGGAATAGGAACCATGCCGTTGATGACCACAGCAATCTATTTAGGTAATTTCTTGAATGTACAAGTTAGACAGCGCATTCGGAAGGCTATTCCTGTTTTTGTGGTGCTTATTGGCTGTTTGTTTATTGTACGGGGAATGGGGCTAGGAATCCCATATGTTTCACCCAAACCCACTGTAGAAATGATAAACGCCAATTATAATTGTCATGCTGTTTCAGAAAACATGAATACTGAGTTAATTACTAATCAATAA
- the ric gene encoding iron-sulfur cluster repair di-iron protein: MSITEEKTIADIVAENIKTSHIFKKYGIDFCCGGGITVQKACEKKGLDYTSIAEELRHFDMEVEDNYDYINWPLDVLIDHIVSVHHLYVEENIPLLLQYAEKVAKVHGHHYSELIQVRDLFLELSKELSAHMKKEELILFPFIKKMTLAEKEGFTLDVPHFRTVENPIAMMEDEHESAGDICKEIARLTNNYTPPESACNTFRALYDKLKEFEQDLHTHIHLENNILHPKALKLEKELRN; this comes from the coding sequence ATGAGTATAACCGAAGAAAAAACAATAGCCGATATTGTTGCCGAAAACATTAAAACCTCTCACATATTCAAAAAATACGGAATCGATTTTTGCTGTGGTGGTGGGATAACGGTTCAAAAAGCTTGTGAAAAAAAAGGCTTAGACTATACTAGTATAGCTGAAGAACTTCGCCATTTTGATATGGAAGTTGAGGATAATTATGATTATATCAATTGGCCGCTGGATGTATTGATAGACCATATTGTTTCCGTACATCATTTGTATGTTGAAGAAAACATCCCTCTGTTACTTCAGTACGCTGAAAAAGTGGCAAAAGTACACGGTCACCACTATTCAGAATTGATACAAGTTCGTGACCTTTTCTTGGAGTTATCCAAAGAACTTTCTGCACATATGAAAAAGGAAGAATTGATTCTTTTCCCGTTCATTAAAAAGATGACACTTGCCGAAAAAGAAGGATTCACATTGGATGTCCCTCATTTTAGAACTGTAGAAAACCCTATTGCCATGATGGAAGACGAGCACGAAAGTGCAGGCGATATTTGTAAGGAAATTGCCCGACTAACTAATAATTATACGCCGCCAGAAAGTGCTTGTAATACATTTAGGGCCTTATATGATAAGTTGAAAGAGTTTGAACAAGACCTACATACGCATATTCATTTGGAGAATAACATTTTGCACCCTAAAGCATTAAAGTTAGAAAAAGAATTAAGGAATTAA
- the hemN gene encoding oxygen-independent coproporphyrinogen III oxidase has protein sequence MTSLVSKYNVAGPRYTSYPTVPYWKGESFYLEEWKRTLQKSFAESNTIEGISLYIHLPFCESLCTFCGCNKRITKNHGVEVPYLQSVLKEWQLYIKLFDEKPIIKELHLGGGTPTFFSAENLKTLLDGIFEHSIKAEKAELSFEGHPNNTTETHLHMLASLGFNRVSFGVQDYNETVQKAIHRIQPFENVKKVTENSRKAGYTSVGHDIIFGLPFQKKEHIIHTVERTKELMPDRIAFYSYAHVPWIKGNGQRGFKDEDLPSASEKREQYEIGKKMLLEAGYVEIGMDHFALKTDSLYKAIETKTIHRNFMGYTSSKTKAMIGLGVSSISDSWYSFAQNVKTVEEYQQIVDEGKIPVYRGHILTEEDLTIRKHILNLMCKLKTSWNTTEGWFTDLPDILINLKEMETDGLIKIESNALYITEKGRPFVRNVCMAFDLLLQRIQPETQLFSMTV, from the coding sequence ATGACCTCCTTAGTTTCAAAATACAACGTTGCTGGTCCACGATACACAAGCTATCCTACCGTTCCCTACTGGAAAGGTGAGTCGTTTTACCTTGAAGAATGGAAAAGGACTTTGCAAAAAAGCTTTGCAGAAAGTAATACTATCGAAGGGATAAGCCTTTACATTCATCTTCCCTTTTGTGAAAGTCTATGTACCTTTTGTGGCTGCAACAAACGTATTACAAAAAATCACGGTGTTGAAGTCCCTTATTTACAATCGGTATTGAAAGAATGGCAATTATATATTAAACTTTTTGATGAAAAACCTATTATAAAAGAATTGCATTTAGGAGGCGGTACACCTACTTTTTTTTCTGCTGAAAATTTAAAGACGTTACTAGATGGAATTTTTGAACATTCTATAAAAGCTGAAAAGGCTGAACTAAGTTTTGAAGGACACCCAAATAACACAACCGAAACGCATTTACATATGCTCGCCTCATTGGGTTTTAACCGAGTAAGTTTTGGTGTTCAGGATTATAATGAAACAGTGCAAAAAGCCATTCACCGTATCCAGCCCTTCGAGAACGTGAAAAAAGTGACAGAAAATTCAAGAAAAGCTGGATACACTTCTGTGGGGCACGATATTATTTTTGGACTTCCATTTCAGAAAAAAGAACACATTATACACACCGTTGAACGTACAAAAGAACTTATGCCAGATCGCATTGCCTTTTACAGCTATGCACATGTACCATGGATAAAAGGTAACGGACAACGTGGCTTTAAGGACGAAGACCTTCCTTCTGCTTCAGAGAAAAGAGAGCAATACGAAATTGGCAAAAAAATGTTGCTTGAAGCTGGTTATGTTGAAATAGGAATGGATCATTTCGCTTTAAAAACTGATAGTCTTTATAAGGCTATTGAAACCAAAACCATACACCGTAATTTTATGGGCTATACATCATCAAAAACAAAGGCTATGATTGGTCTGGGCGTTTCATCCATTAGTGATAGTTGGTATAGTTTTGCTCAAAATGTAAAAACCGTAGAAGAATACCAACAAATTGTAGATGAAGGAAAAATACCTGTGTATCGTGGTCATATTCTTACTGAAGAAGATTTAACCATAAGAAAGCATATTCTAAACCTAATGTGCAAATTAAAAACCTCTTGGAACACTACAGAGGGTTGGTTTACAGATCTTCCGGATATTTTAATAAACCTAAAAGAAATGGAAACGGATGGCCTAATTAAAATTGAAAGCAATGCGCTTTATATTACAGAAAAAGGACGACCGTTTGTTCGAAATGTATGTATGGCTTTCGATCTATTATTACAACGAATACAACCTGAAACACAATTATTTTCAATGACTGTATAA
- a CDS encoding type IV toxin-antitoxin system AbiEi family antitoxin: MNLSDFITNQLSFENYAFTYAQIVQAYADKSETSVQSDLKYATQKGDIIPLRHHFYLIIPPRYSRFGKLPIELYVNGLFEYLDRKYYVGLYSAAKFYGAGHQQIQKEYVLHNKAPLLSITKSTIHIDFITVSNWPQKNVASRKGDAGMFNISSPCLTAVDLIYHQTKVGGLNRMLSVLEELTEEMRWEDAKDLLSWYPHKSVLQRLGFLLNEINPESDIANLIYEHLKTKKFYPVLLSPRSSEKAGAVENRWKVAVNIKMESDL; this comes from the coding sequence TTGAACCTGTCAGACTTCATCACCAACCAGTTATCCTTTGAAAATTATGCATTTACATATGCCCAAATTGTTCAAGCATATGCGGATAAGTCTGAAACGTCGGTACAAAGTGATTTAAAATATGCCACCCAAAAAGGAGATATCATTCCTTTAAGGCATCACTTTTATTTAATTATCCCACCACGATATTCAAGATTCGGAAAGTTGCCCATCGAGCTTTACGTGAATGGTTTATTTGAATATTTAGATCGTAAATATTACGTGGGTCTATATTCCGCAGCAAAGTTTTATGGTGCTGGACATCAGCAAATTCAAAAGGAGTATGTTTTACACAATAAAGCACCTTTACTATCCATCACTAAAAGTACTATCCATATTGATTTTATTACAGTTTCTAATTGGCCACAAAAAAATGTGGCGTCAAGAAAAGGGGATGCTGGAATGTTCAACATATCCAGTCCTTGCTTAACCGCCGTTGATTTAATTTATCATCAAACTAAGGTAGGCGGATTAAATAGAATGCTTTCTGTTTTGGAAGAGCTAACAGAAGAAATGAGATGGGAAGATGCAAAAGATTTACTGTCTTGGTACCCTCATAAAAGTGTGTTACAACGTTTAGGATTTTTATTAAACGAAATCAATCCCGAATCCGACATAGCTAATCTTATATATGAACATTTAAAAACTAAAAAATTCTATCCCGTTTTATTGAGTCCGAGATCAAGTGAAAAGGCAGGTGCGGTTGAGAATAGATGGAAAGTAGCTGTGAATATAAAAATGGAAAGTGATTTATGA
- a CDS encoding nucleotidyl transferase AbiEii/AbiGii toxin family protein: MIPRPDIAKWQMHAPWKEFSQIEQDLVISRTLIDIFSDDFLNENLAFRGGTALHKLYLNPAPRYSEDIDLVQVKPGPIKPIMQRIGEVVTFFEEKRSTKIGGHGAKAMYRFNSEYENIRLRLKLEINCKEHFKVLPWIEFPFEVKNNWFEGKANIRTYNINELLGTKLRALYQRSKGRDLFDLDYSRLNMELDIDQIVKCFKEYTTFSTGNRPPSQKEFLMNIEIKEHDPNFTGDMEALLRPEIKYDQEAAFQWLRNEVIEKLR; the protein is encoded by the coding sequence ATGATACCGAGACCTGATATAGCTAAATGGCAAATGCACGCACCTTGGAAGGAATTTTCACAGATAGAACAAGACCTTGTAATCAGTCGTACCCTTATAGACATATTTTCAGATGATTTTTTAAATGAAAATCTGGCATTTAGAGGTGGTACAGCACTTCATAAACTGTATTTAAATCCTGCACCTCGTTATTCGGAAGATATAGATTTGGTTCAAGTTAAACCAGGCCCTATTAAACCGATAATGCAACGGATAGGTGAAGTCGTTACTTTTTTTGAAGAAAAGAGAAGTACTAAAATTGGGGGCCACGGAGCAAAAGCGATGTATAGGTTTAACTCGGAATATGAGAATATTCGACTACGCTTAAAATTGGAAATTAACTGTAAAGAACATTTTAAGGTGTTGCCTTGGATTGAATTTCCTTTTGAAGTTAAAAACAACTGGTTTGAAGGGAAGGCCAATATCCGAACCTATAATATCAATGAACTATTGGGTACAAAATTAAGAGCCTTATACCAAAGAAGTAAAGGACGAGATTTATTCGACTTAGATTACTCTAGATTAAATATGGAATTGGATATAGACCAGATAGTTAAATGCTTTAAAGAATACACGACATTTTCAACAGGAAATAGACCGCCTAGTCAAAAAGAGTTTCTAATGAATATTGAAATAAAAGAACATGACCCAAATTTCACGGGAGATATGGAAGCCTTATTACGACCGGAAATTAAATATGACCAAGAAGCAGCTTTTCAATGGTTAAGAAATGAAGTGATTGAGAAGCTTAGATGA
- a CDS encoding type I restriction-modification system subunit M N-terminal domain-containing protein: MITKQALGNTLVGMVDILRGKVEDYKAYLLTLSFFKRLSDDYKWESNK; the protein is encoded by the coding sequence TTGATTACAAAACAAGCATTAGGAAATACACTTGTTGGAATGGTAGATATTCTAAGGGGAAAAGTAGAAGATTACAAAGCGTATTTACTTACGCTATCCTTTTTTAAACGATTATCAGACGACTATAAGTGGGAGTCGAATAAATAA